The DNA sequence ACATCGTGACCGGAGCCGCCGAGGTCGACGTGGAGCGCGCTGCGGCCGTACACAACCCCGACTGGGAGACCGGGCTGGGTTCGTCGCTGCGGGTCGGGCTGGAGGCTATGCCGGGCGACGTCGACGCGGTCGTCGTCGCGCTGGCCGACCAGCCGTTCGTGAGCGCGGCCGCGGTGCGGCGACTGCTCGCGGCCTACGGCGACGGCGCACGCGCCGCCGTCGCGACCTACGCGGGCAACCTGCGCAACCCCGTGCTGCTGGCCCGCGAGCACTGGCCCAGCGTCCACGCCCTCGCCGAGGGCGACGTGGGAGCGCGCCCGTTCCTGCGGGCCTACTCCCACCTGGTGACCACCGTTCCCTGCGACGACGTGGCCAGCCCCGACGACATC is a window from the Streptomonospora litoralis genome containing:
- a CDS encoding nucleotidyltransferase family protein; its protein translation is MTTREQSDAGASDTPIAGMLLAAGQGSRLGRPKALVEVAGERLADRGARMLREGGCAPVYIVTGAAEVDVERAAAVHNPDWETGLGSSLRVGLEAMPGDVDAVVVALADQPFVSAAAVRRLLAAYGDGARAAVATYAGNLRNPVLLAREHWPSVHALAEGDVGARPFLRAYSHLVTTVPCDDVASPDDIDTPEDLMRLQTVLDGPAAPPSAD